CGAAAATTATTGAGATGATTTAAAAAGGCACATGCATGTATCAATTTGTACGAGGGAGTGCCGCGCTGGTTGCCATTTTGTAGGCACCCTTGGATTTCCCCTGGCGTAGGAggcatcccctttttttctgttctgaAGATGAGGGCAGAACTGCCGTTTCTTTGCATTTCAAAACTGCAGCTGCGGGTTGTGTTATTCTTAAAGTTGAAGCTGcgaggcaattttttgctcccATGAAATGGTCAAATGAGGGGGGTATTTGCCTTCGCGGAGCTGCACAAATGTGTACAGTAgatatgaataaatatacacatttttggagatgaaaaaaatggaggccAATCCGAATGCACATACGAAGTGCGCTGCCAAGGGGATAACAATGCACGCTGTTTTGTGATCCACTTAGGGGCAACTCGTTCGGTATATCACTGCAGATATACATATGGCACATGCACTATGCGCGCGcacgttttatttatttatttttttcctttttattcttcccccGATTATCGCGGGAGGGCAACAAATTGTCTGTGTTTGACGTTTTATTATGCACAACATATGGAACGCCAATAGCTGCACGAGGGAAGACGAACACGTACAAAGTGGGTGAGGTTGGTGATGGTGAAACGAAACAAGCAAACAGTGtagtcccattttttaaaggcaaaatggggagaaaaggaCAGCAATGGGCATAAGGTGACGAATTTGCCGAATTGCcgtgtttacattttttggggggtatATAATTCCACTTttgaaaaacgtaaaaaaaaaaaaaggagaaggaaaaaagttcATACAAGCgaatatgtacatgtatatatgcgaGAGAATTATCGCGAGCGTTTTGGCACgtggaggggaaaacaaatgGGTAAGTTATAGGTACAAAGAAGGGGAGAAGGGGATACCGCGTCGTAGCTTTTTGGTTGCCTCTGTCAAAATTTCGCACATGCTGTCGTTGTTGATTCCTCTGAACGCGCAGATCATTTGTCTGAGCAGTTCGTCCAAGCGCCTGAGCAGATGGGAGGTGGGGGAAAGTAAATGGGGGGGCGGGGCATGATGGCATAATTTGATGCAAAGATGTGGGCAAAAGGGTAAGCAAAAGGGTAGGCAAAGGTGCAGGCAAGAATATACGCACTTTTGTACGCCCTTTTGTACGCCCTTTTGTACGCCCTTTTGTACGCCCTTTTGTATGCCCTTTTATAGGCACACTTATGTGCACACTAATGTGCACGTTTTTGTGGACTCGCCCGGTGCTCCTTCGCGCACAGGACTCACCTGAGCGTCCGTATGATGGACCCCTCGTATATCTGCGAGTCGGTGAGAATTTCCATAAAGGAGTAGCCGCGCACCCACTGCAAGACGATGGGCATGATGGCGGACTTAAATTTGTCCAGGTAGTCCTTCAAATTTATGTTCATTCCACATTCGTTCATTTTATTGGAAAGGTGCGTAGCGGTTTTGATTATCTGTTCGTAGCCCTCCACAAGAACTGGGTCGTTAATGGCGACTTCTTTGTTTGAGGATTCGTCATAGACAAAGCAGGAGAGAAAGGCACATATGTAGTCGTAGTTGTACTTACTAAAAAAGTTGGAGAAGAATAACTCCGAAATGACTAATTCGTCCACACTGAGGATGGCACTGGCGATTTGTCCTTTCATGGTCACGACGTAGCTTGTTTCTTCGGTCGGGGCGAGGTCCCCTCCGCTGCTGCGTCCGTTCTGGTGGGTCTGATGCTCTGCTTTGACTTCCTCCGATTGGACCTTCTCCAGTTGGACGTCTTCCCCCTTGACTTCATCCCCCTTGATGTCTTCCCCCTtgacttcttcccccttgatGTCTTCCACCATGAGTTCTTCCCCCTTAATTTCCTTGGCGCTTGTCCCCTTCTGCGCGCCCTCCCCTTCCAAGTGAGAAATTTCGATATAATTCAGGCCTTGCAGAAGGACGAGCATATTTTTGAGTTCCTTCTTTAAGACTATGAATCGGCACTTCTCTATGTTGGCCTCTAAAAGGTTCTTCTCGAATTGCAAAGCGACATACATGTTGTACAGTTGGTAATACTTATGCAGGTTTCGACTATTaagtaatttatttctatttaaCATATGTTCGTGgtagttaatattttttacgatttTGAGGAAGCCTTCATCTTTGATTTCCATTTGGTGTGGGTTAATGACtgggatgtttttttctcctttcagGCAGGTCACCATGGtgttatatttcattttggcgttcataatttgttcttcattttttttgtcaaatggTTTATCTAGGTTTAAGACGACAGCAGAAATTTGGTAGATGCATTTGACGTGAAAGGTGATGAGTTTCCATTTAGCCTTCATCCTATCGGTAGCTGGTTCGAATTCCTTGTGCgtgtcttcttcctcttcgttgTCACTTTGGGAcagtttcctttttctgttttggCTGTAGGGCACTAGGCAGTCCACGAGCAGCACGCCGCCATCAGCTTCGTTAGCGTGGTTAGCGGGGTTAGAAGCGTTTGTTGAATTCGCCCCTTTTGCTGAATTCGCCCCTTTTGCGCCCCTGGTGGCATTGTTGCGCCCGGCGGTGCGGCCCCCGATCGCTCGCTCCACAATTTTTCCCTCAATGCATATGGCCCAACCCCATCTGAAGTCGTCCTCCACCAGGTAGAGCAGTCTCCCCATGGCCAAGTAGGGGGTGATGTTTTTCCTGGCAGTCAGTATAGACCTGTAGGTTTCGCCCAGCTCGATCAGTTTGTTTCTTAATATGTAGTAATTGGAAATGCAGGAAAACACCGTGTTGTAGTTTTTGAGCTGATCGTTTATGGTGAAGTTTTCATCGTTGAGCGTGGCGACCGTTTCGCTCCTCCCGACGTCGACGGTGTGTTCGGCGTGGGTGCCATCCTTCTCGTCGGTGACGTCCTTCTCGTCGATACCTATTTGTGCTTCCACCCCTGGGGGTACAACACCTCCTTTcgcgtttccattttgtccgCCATGTAGGGTGCGCCCCAATTCAGTCGCACTAATTTCCCCCCGCTCCCCCGAGATGCACTCATAATTATGATccataattttcttcaaaagatTTTCTTTACTGATCTCCTGGTTATCCTTATCCAGGTAGACACTAGTCAGTtggttaaaaatttctttaattttttcttcaactttttttttgaccatAATTTTCTGGAAgagatttttcttcatttggtaCTGAATGAAGGACCTCTCGATCATAAACTCTGGAGTAATTCCTTCTATTCTGAGTAGATTTAAAATCATATTGTACCCCAGGTGGAACTGACTAACTAATCTGTTGGCTTCCCCGACGAATAATTTTTCCGCCTCTCTCCAATGTAGTGGACTATCTAACATAATGATAACGATTCCTCTGTCATCTAATCCACGTCTTCCAGCTCTCCCAGCCATTTGAATATACTCCCCCGATGTTATTAATCGTTTTTCTACTccatcaaattttttcaaggATGTAAAAACGACCGTTTTCGCTGGCATATTAATTCCCATGGAAAAAGTTTCTGTACTGAATAAAACTTTCAGCAAAGATTCTTGAAACATAATTTctattatttctttaatgATTGGTAGTAGGCCACCATGATGAATTCCTATTCCTCTTAAGAGGAGTGGAAGAATAAATTGGACCTGAGGTAAAGCCCTATCATCATCAGCTAAAATTTGGATGGCGTTTTCGTACAATTCTTTTATGacttccttttctgtgtCGTCCGTTAGGTCCACTTTATGCATGGTAGTTGCATTTATTTCGCactcctttttggaaaatgcaaaaatgatcAGAGGAGTGTAATTACGAGAGTGGCACatctgtacaattttttcaatatcatacacatttttttttgcccgtCTGTTATGCTTACTATTACCATTCTGGTGCTGACCATCTTCTgacatgttatttttttccttgatAGCATTGACTGCTttgatgaaattattttttttaaaatctttattttcatcgcaaatgagaaaaacgCTTTCGCTAGATGTTGGGTAGATATAATGCTGTAGAGGGGTGGGTCGATAATCTGTGTAGACTATGTGACAAGCTTGACTTTTGATGCTGCTTACCCATTCTGCGAACTGAATCCCATTTGGGATGGTCGCACTTAGGAAAATAAAGCGCACCATGAGTGGTAGTAAAATGATGGTTTCTTCCCATATGACTCCTCTATCTCTGTCTCGCATGTAATGGATTTCGTCAAAAATGACCCACTTTACTTCTTTGGTTAGGGAAGAGCCTCTGTACAACATGGATCTCAAAATTTCGGTCGTCATGACGATGATGGAAGCATCAGGATTTATGGAAATATCTCCTGTGATCAATCCGACGTCTTTAAATTCTTCACTCAGGTCTCTGTATTTTTGATTACTTAACGCTTTTATAGGGCTCGTGTAGATAACTCTTTGCTTGTCCCTTAACCCTAGAGCGATGGCGTACTCTGCGATGACAGTTTTTCCGGCGGACGTGTGTGCTGACACGAGGACGCTTTCGTTTCGCTCCAAACATTCAATGGATTTTTTCTGGAAGGTGTCTAATTCAAATTTGTACGTCCTGGCTGGAGTGAGAGTCTCACTTAGCTTGTTGTGGACGTAGCTCCTTGGCCGGATGCACTTGTGAATACAATTGACGTCACTGCGGAACTCTTCCAACACGAGTACATCGTCATTGTTTATCGTTTTGCTATTTTCGATTAGTGTTTCTTCTACCGGTCCGCTTTCGTCGGCGTGGCTTTGGCCCTTTCTGCCGTTTTGGCCGCTTTGGCCGTTTTGGCTGTTATGGCCATTTGGGCCGTTCTCGCCGTTTTGCTCTTCGTTCAACTTCCTCACTTTGCTGCTTGCACTTCTGACCGTACCGTCGACGTTTTGCATGTCGTTGTATATTTCCTGCTTGATTTGGCTCTGCACCTTCTGGTCCCTCTTTTTGCACGAAATGAGGTTTTCGACGTTGATTTGCGGTGTCCCCAGGGGGGCGGAGGGTACGCCCCGCTGCTGCGCATTCAGTTCCGCTTCCCCTTTAGTGTCTCCTTGTCCGCCTCCCCCTGCATCACCCTCACCGGGGTGGGTACCCCTTTCGTTTTCCCCACCACAGTGCCTCTCTCCTCCCACTGCACCCTTCTCAGTACGGATCCTACCGAGTGTCTCTTCATTCACTTCGTCATGGCGATGGTTATCCGCCTGGACTCCGCCACTTCCCCTTTCACCACCCTCCTCATCTTTTGTGGAAATATTATCTACTATGTCATTTTCCTCAAACACGTTAAATAAGTCATCGATGTTACCTCCGgacataattatataatcgTGATTCAAACTTTGGGACTTTTGTGGGGGGTTACAACTTTTGGGCGATGTGGCGTATTATTTGTGCGTATGGTTAAGCTATTCCACGGATACATAATTTGTGCACCCAAATGTGGGGTGTGGAGGGGGGAAGGTTAAATCTCTATCAATAAGCGGTTATATTTCTGAGCCTTACAAAGAGCATAACGTACTTATGGGGAAGAGTATTTTCCCGTTCTATCCGCCACTACTATACTgggaagagagaaaaaaatgaaagaaacgAATATGATCTGAGCTGTGGTTCAACCTTTTTATCTTTCGCAAAATATGAGGGAGATTTACTCCAGTGTAGTTTTGCTAttgttcgtattttttttaatagcaacttggggaaaaggggacaaaaagtgggggtaaaaaatggggataaaaaaaagggaaaatattgTTTTACGCGCAAAAGATGGTCtctatatgcaaaaataacataGCCTTTATGCGCAAAACAACATAGCTTTTATAAGcatgtcaaaaaaaaaaaaaacgttattttttcctatccTTCCATTGATCTCAATATCCCaggctttattttttattttacggTATGGCGCCCCTCGATTGTATGCTGAGAATGTACATAATGTATGCGAGTCGATTTATAGTGTACTATATTGCGCTTACTGCGCGAATGGCCAATAATTTCCACGCGTATTATATTGGAGTGCAAATTAATGCAAAGTTGGCGCAAAATGgttgaaaaattttccttttttgggttTCCGCCGCTTATGTTGCCCAGTTTGATGTTTCCACATGATGCACCCACATTCATGCGCGAATTTTATgttccttccattttgttagcATGTATATAGAGGAGTcgcgaaaaggagaagataCGGGAATTAGAGGCTGATATGTTAAACACGTTACAGAAGAAGCGCCTCCTCAGGGGGACGCTACTTATTTTGCCGATAAAAGGtatataaacaatttttcgAACAGAATATACCTGGACTATTGGGAAACCCAAACgtcattttgcatttccttTGCATGAACCCTTTTGtgagaggaaataaaaaccttttttttttttttttttataacaacTGAAACACACGTGGGTGAAAGgtattatacatatgtacacgtttTTACTTTCTCCGTTCTGTCCCTATCGAAGTTAACTCGTGCGCGCTTTGGAGAAACCCAACGAAAGAACAACACTTGTGTGGGATACGGGTGGTATCGATTTGTTGCTGATGATGTAATGACACCTTGGGTGGTACCTACTCTTACGCCCGTGCACGAACATGCGGCATACTAGCATTTTTCGCTTTGCATGCTCCACCACGGAGCACAATTAAAATGAGTTTATTCCCCTTAGCTTATTGTGGCAACTCGTACGAGAGACAATGTCCTTAACAGGGATCGCGGTCTGTCGTTCATCAGACATTCCCCGCTGGAATGGACGATCAAAATtgtgtgcacaaaaatgggagtaGCAACACTTTTATGTGTCTCTTCCTGTCAACATTGGACGCGCATGAGTGCTGAGAGGGGGACAGAGAAATGTCACCCCTGATTAATAaatctttttcccctttgggaaCATTCCCCACGATGCGTATTCGcttattctcttttttcgcGTATGCCTTTTCGGaaaaggtaaattttttgccaGCGCTGGGTAGCGTATGAGGAGATGAGAAAGACGaggaaaggtaaaaatataaaaaaaaaaaaaaaaaagggggaacaaaatCCCGTTTGAAGTTGACCTCCACAAGGCGGCCACATGTGGATGGAAAAACCAGTTTCGGTACTTCCCCAGTTGAGCATTTtacttttccccccttttgcatatGTGCGTGCAGCGACGAGGGTGATCCTTTTAATGTTCcacaaaaaatgtgtcaCATGACCGCGGCGATAAGTGTACAACAAATCTGAGTTGTTTGCCCCATTTGCAGTTTTCCTATACGAACGAATACACGTGCGTGGGTGTATACCCCATACGCGTGTTTAAGTCCGCGTAATATCCCCCGCGCCTTAGCGCTGTTTTAACGAATTAGTGCAACGCACGTGTGTTTGCTCATGCGAGTTTGCTTgtgggagttttttttttaatttgcctCTTGCAATGGCTGAATCGTTTGTGGCCCGTTATTGCGCTTGCCCATTTAGTGTTTAACATGGTTAAAGTTgagttttacattttatattatttttttttttttgtacagtCATTCCAAAGTTTTTCTGTTTTACACAGAGCCCCATTAGCTCATCTTTCCACAGcttaaatttgttcatttgtatGCCATTAAGGAGGCTACGTTTCGCgaatttttctacataaagGTAAAAGGCGCATAGCGAATGTGTGTGGGAGATGGCCATAAACTCGTTTACATACGTGCAATTAAGAACGTTTGCGATGAACGGTCGCAGAGTTGGCTTGTAACGTTAATGGGTTgagaaaaaaggcgaaaacggtgaaaaaagggaaaagcgcgaaaaaggaaaaaagtgaaagagtaaaaaagggaagcacaaaaaaggcgTAGCGTAGCACATCGCAGCACATCGCAGTGTAGCATAACATGACATAAAGGTGTATGaacactgtttttttttttttttttttcaaacacaaaaatgcttacgtatgtatgtaaaGGTTTGTTTACACACAAGCAGCCAAGCCATTATGGTTTTCACCAGCTACCCCAATgtaagcttttttttttttttgttgttaaagcagttatcatatatttttgcttaattttgtgaagtttattttgtaggaggaagatattttttctttcctttcttctttgcaTAATTTTACGTAAGGTCTAGGGGTATGGGCATACCAGAATGCACATTGCGGGAAGTCAGTAATGGCTCTGTTatcgtttaatttttttacgtttcaCGTTTCAC
The window above is part of the Plasmodium cynomolgi strain B DNA, chromosome 11, whole genome shotgun sequence genome. Proteins encoded here:
- a CDS encoding ATP dependent RNA helicase (putative) produces the protein MSGGNIDDLFNVFEENDIVDNISTKDEEGGERGSGGVQADNHRHDEVNEETLGRIRTEKGAVGGERHCGGENERGTHPGEGDAGGGGQGDTKGEAELNAQQRGVPSAPLGTPQINVENLISCKKRDQKVQSQIKQEIYNDMQNVDGTVRSASSKVRKLNEEQNGENGPNGHNSQNGQSGQNGRKGQSHADESGPVEETLIENSKTINNDDVLVLEEFRSDVNCIHKCIRPRSYVHNKLSETLTPARTYKFELDTFQKKSIECLERNESVLVSAHTSAGKTVIAEYAIALGLRDKQRVIYTSPIKALSNQKYRDLSEEFKDVGLITGDISINPDASIIVMTTEILRSMLYRGSSLTKEVKWVIFDEIHYMRDRDRGVIWEETIILLPLMVRFIFLSATIPNGIQFAEWVSSIKSQACHIVYTDYRPTPLQHYIYPTSSESVFLICDENKDFKKNNFIKAVNAIKEKNNMSEDGQHQNGNSKHNRRAKKNVYDIEKIVQMCHSRNYTPLIIFAFSKKECEINATTMHKVDLTDDTEKEVIKELYENAIQILADDDRALPQVQFILPLLLRGIGIHHGGLLPIIKEIIEIMFQESLLKVLFSTETFSMGINMPAKTVVFTSLKKFDGVEKRLITSGEYIQMAGRAGRRGLDDRGIVIIMLDSPLHWREAEKLFVGEANRLVSQFHLGYNMILNLLRIEGITPEFMIERSFIQYQMKKNLFQKIMVKKKVEEKIKEIFNQLTSVYLDKDNQEISKENLLKKIMDHNYECISGERGEISATELGRTLHGGQNGNAKGGVVPPGVEAQIGIDEKDVTDEKDGTHAEHTVDVGRSETVATLNDENFTINDQLKNYNTVFSCISNYYILRNKLIELGETYRSILTARKNITPYLAMGRLLYLVEDDFRWGWAICIEGKIVERAIGGRTAGRNNATRGAKGANSAKGANSTNASNPANHANEADGGVLLVDCLVPYSQNRKRKLSQSDNEEEEDTHKEFEPATDRMKAKWKLITFHVKCIYQISAVVLNLDKPFDKKNEEQIMNAKMKYNTMVTCLKGEKNIPVINPHQMEIKDEGFLKIVKNINYHEHMLNRNKLLNSRNLHKYYQLYNMYVALQFEKNLLEANIEKCRFIVLKKELKNMLVLLQGLNYIEISHLEGEGAQKGTSAKEIKGEELMVEDIKGEEVKGEDIKGDEVKGEDVQLEKVQSEEVKAEHQTHQNGRSSGGDLAPTEETSYVVTMKGQIASAILSVDELVISELFFSNFFSKYNYDYICAFLSCFVYDESSNKEVAINDPVLVEGYEQIIKTATHLSNKMNECGMNINLKDYLDKFKSAIMPIVLQWVRGYSFMEILTDSQIYEGSIIRTLRRLDELLRQMICAFRGINNDSMCEILTEATKKLRRGIPFSPSLYL